From the Tindallia magadiensis genome, the window CAAAGCCTTGGATGCTTTGATCGGGCTTTTGAGGTGATGCGATTAACTCCTCTACAACGGCTTGTGATGGCCCTGTTTGTGCCCAGGACTTCATTAGGTTAACCTGTTCTTTATCTCCCTGAACAAAAATCTCAACAGACCCATCCTTTCTATTTCTAACCCATCCTTCAAGATTTAAATCGAGAGCTCGCTCTCGTGTGCTATATCTAAAAGCAACGCCTTGAACGGTTCCCCTGACAATCATATGTAATGCTGGCATTTTTTCATCTCCTAACTATATTATTGTTCTGATGTATCTATACCCGTTCTGTTACTTGTTTCACTTTTTGTTTTTGCTTGAATATCTTCCTTTATAGAGGGTAATAGATAGCATCAGGAGGTGCTGGTATGAAAAAAATAAAATTAATGGAAAAAGTTCCTGATTTTGAAAGGTTAGATCAGGAAGAAAATAAGATTAAATTAAGTGATTTTGAAGGAAAAAAAGTATTGTTATACTTTTATCCAAAGGATAACACACCGGGATGAACAACAGAAGCCTCTGAGTTCAGAGACTTATACGAACAGTTTCAGTCATTGAATACAGTCATACTAGGTGTGAGTCGTGATTCGTTAAAATCACATCAGAAATTTTCGCAAAAACACAGCATA encodes:
- a CDS encoding peroxiredoxin; amino-acid sequence: MEKVPDFERLDQEENKIKLSDFEGKKVLLYFYPKDNTPGUTTEASEFRDLYEQFQSLNTVILGVSRDSLKSHQKFSQKHSIPFSLLVDDDEFLHNQFDVIKEKKLFGKIGLGTERSTFLINEMGVLIEEYRKVKAKGHAEEMLKKIEIMEK
- a CDS encoding acylphosphatase, translating into MPALHMIVRGTVQGVAFRYSTRERALDLNLEGWVRNRKDGSVEIFVQGDKEQVNLMKSWAQTGPSQAVVEELIASPQKPDQSIQGFVVRTTC